A genomic segment from Pseudomonas mendocina encodes:
- a CDS encoding branched-chain amino acid ABC transporter ATP-binding protein/permease translates to MKPRYLILALVAVLAVAPAVLPPYYVTLLNYIGLYTLVVLGLVLLTGVGGMTSFGQAAFVGLGAYTSAYLTTVQDLPSWLAWASVSPWLTLLVGLTLTAIVALVLGALTLKLSGHYLPLGTIAWGLSLYYLFGTLESLGGHTGVSGLPSISLFGWALDKGEKIYYLIWAILLGAMLVTQNLLDSREGRAIRALKGGQLMAESMGVNTFRTKMVIFLISALFAALSGWLYAHTQRFVNPTPFGLHMGIEYLFMALIGGVASVWGALLGAGVLTMLKQWLQDLLPQLLGNTGNYEVIVFGIAIVLLMQRAPGGLWPLLTRLLPDAWKPRRTARPIDDASELPQREAPVVGEVLLEARDVTRCFGGLVANNAMNLEVHAGEILALIGPNGAGKSTLFNQLSGVDTPTSGEVLFRGQRINGIPSRRIARMGMSRTFQHVKLLPEMSVLENVALGAHLRGSKGVLAAALRLDRAEEARLLAEARRQLERVGLGDYLYVEAGSLALGQQRILEIARALCANPCLLLLDEPAAGLRHKEKEALGQLLSRLRSEGMAILLVEHDMDFVMGLVDRVVVMEFGQRIAFGLPADVQKDPAVLEAYLGGAE, encoded by the coding sequence ATGAAACCGCGCTACCTGATCCTCGCCCTGGTCGCCGTACTGGCCGTGGCGCCGGCGGTGCTGCCGCCCTACTACGTCACCCTGCTCAACTACATCGGCCTGTACACCCTGGTGGTGCTCGGCCTGGTACTGCTCACCGGGGTCGGCGGCATGACCAGCTTCGGCCAGGCCGCTTTCGTCGGCCTTGGTGCCTACACCAGCGCCTACCTGACCACCGTGCAGGATCTGCCAAGCTGGCTGGCCTGGGCCAGCGTCTCGCCCTGGCTGACCCTGCTGGTCGGGCTGACCCTGACCGCCATCGTGGCTCTGGTGCTCGGCGCACTGACGCTGAAACTGTCCGGCCACTACCTGCCGCTGGGTACCATCGCCTGGGGCCTGTCGCTGTATTACCTGTTCGGCACCCTGGAGTCGCTCGGCGGACACACCGGCGTCAGCGGCCTGCCGAGCATTTCCCTGTTCGGCTGGGCGTTGGACAAGGGCGAGAAGATCTATTACCTGATCTGGGCGATCCTGCTGGGCGCCATGCTCGTCACCCAGAACCTCCTCGACTCGCGTGAAGGCCGTGCCATCCGCGCGCTCAAGGGCGGTCAACTGATGGCCGAGTCGATGGGCGTCAACACCTTCCGCACGAAGATGGTGATCTTCCTCATCTCGGCGCTGTTCGCCGCCCTCTCCGGCTGGCTCTATGCGCACACCCAGCGCTTCGTGAACCCCACGCCGTTCGGCCTGCACATGGGCATCGAGTATCTGTTCATGGCACTGATCGGCGGCGTGGCCAGCGTCTGGGGCGCCCTGCTCGGCGCCGGCGTGCTGACCATGCTCAAGCAGTGGCTGCAAGATCTGCTGCCGCAACTGCTGGGCAATACCGGCAACTACGAGGTGATCGTCTTCGGCATCGCCATCGTGCTGCTGATGCAACGCGCACCGGGCGGCCTGTGGCCACTGCTGACGCGTCTGCTGCCTGATGCCTGGAAGCCGCGCCGCACCGCCCGCCCAATCGACGACGCCAGCGAGCTGCCGCAGCGCGAAGCGCCGGTCGTCGGCGAGGTGCTGCTGGAAGCGCGCGACGTGACCCGTTGCTTCGGCGGCCTGGTAGCCAACAACGCGATGAACCTGGAGGTGCACGCCGGGGAAATTCTCGCCCTGATCGGCCCCAACGGCGCCGGCAAGAGCACCCTGTTCAACCAGCTCTCCGGCGTCGATACACCCACCTCCGGTGAAGTGCTGTTCCGTGGCCAGCGCATCAACGGCATCCCCTCGCGGCGCATCGCGCGCATGGGCATGAGCCGCACCTTCCAGCACGTCAAACTGCTGCCGGAGATGAGCGTGCTGGAGAACGTCGCCCTCGGCGCCCACCTGCGCGGCAGCAAGGGCGTACTCGCCGCCGCCCTGCGTCTGGATCGCGCCGAGGAAGCACGCCTGCTCGCCGAAGCGCGCCGTCAGCTGGAACGGGTCGGCCTGGGTGACTACCTGTACGTGGAAGCCGGCAGCCTGGCGCTGGGCCAGCAGCGCATCCTCGAAATCGCCCGCGCGCTGTGCGCCAACCCCTGTCTGCTGCTACTCGACGAGCCTGCCGCAGGCCTGCGCCACAAGGAGAAGGAAGCCCTCGGCCAGTTGCTCAGCCGCCTGCGCAGCGAAGGCATGGCGATCCTGCTGGTGGAGCACGACATGGACTTCGTCATGGGCCTGGTCGATCGCGTGGTGGTGATGGAGTTCGGCCAGCGCATCGCCTTCGGCCTGCCGGCCGATGTGCAGAAGGATCCGGCGGTGCTGGAAGCCTATCTCGGAGGAGCGGAGTGA
- a CDS encoding ABC transporter ATP-binding protein yields MNMPMHNLQHTQNQVANPVLDVSDLCVAYGKVEALSNASLRVGQGQIVTVIGPNGAGKTTLLSAIMGVLGSRGRVAFDGSLEAVPEVEVMVGRGLGLVPEKRELFSSMSVADNLLLGAFQRHRSGQRDHGQTLKEVYELFPRLWERREQLAATLSGGERQMLAVGRALMAKPKLLMLDEPSLGLAPLITREIFRIITTLRQQGVSILLVEQNARAALRVADYAYVLETGQIAMQGPAAQLADDPRVIEAYLGLASKHQEMLAT; encoded by the coding sequence ATGAACATGCCCATGCACAACCTGCAGCACACGCAGAATCAGGTAGCCAACCCGGTGCTGGACGTCAGCGACCTGTGCGTCGCCTACGGCAAGGTGGAGGCGCTGTCCAACGCCAGCCTGCGCGTCGGCCAGGGCCAGATCGTCACCGTGATCGGCCCCAACGGCGCCGGTAAGACCACCCTGCTCTCGGCCATCATGGGCGTGCTCGGCTCGCGTGGCCGGGTCGCCTTCGATGGCAGCCTGGAAGCCGTGCCGGAAGTCGAGGTGATGGTCGGCCGTGGCCTCGGCCTGGTTCCGGAGAAGCGCGAGCTGTTCAGCAGCATGTCGGTCGCCGACAACCTGCTGCTCGGCGCCTTCCAGCGCCACCGCAGCGGCCAGCGCGACCACGGTCAGACGCTCAAGGAGGTCTACGAACTGTTCCCGCGCCTGTGGGAACGCCGCGAGCAACTGGCCGCCACCCTCTCCGGTGGCGAACGGCAGATGCTCGCCGTCGGCCGCGCGTTGATGGCCAAGCCCAAGCTGCTGATGCTCGATGAACCGAGCCTCGGTCTGGCGCCACTGATCACCCGCGAGATCTTCCGCATCATCACCACCCTGCGCCAGCAGGGCGTGTCGATCCTGCTGGTGGAACAGAACGCCCGCGCCGCCCTGCGCGTGGCGGACTACGCCTACGTGCTGGAAACCGGACAGATCGCCATGCAGGGCCCGGCTGCACAACTGGCCGATGACCCACGGGTGATCGAGGCCTACCTGGGCCTGGCCAGCAAGCATCAGGAAATGCTCGCCACCTGA
- a CDS encoding ketopantoate reductase family protein, with amino-acid sequence MLNPTPLRVCIAGAGAIGCTLAARLVESGQPVSLLARGKTLTALRDNGIQLTDLDGEHRVQVSASDDCRELGEQDLLFICTKAPALAGLLPELAPLIGPDTVVVPVVNGVPWWYFHGIEGRFARHRVEAVDPGGTLSASLDLRHVLGCVVFITAESSAPGVVRSNNPHLMIVGEPNGQMSERLERVRALIASSGIEARTTERIRDQLWTKIIANLTSNPLSVVTGATLEQLYGQAELKAVVAKILQETLLTAAAYGARIAFDPQTFMELGAGMGAVRTSMLQDYEQGRPLELAAIGDAVVELAGYQGLAMPTTQDILALARFRSAPGHVHSPAH; translated from the coding sequence ATGCTCAATCCAACGCCACTGCGCGTGTGCATCGCCGGTGCCGGCGCGATCGGCTGCACCCTTGCCGCGCGTCTGGTCGAAAGCGGCCAGCCGGTCAGCCTGCTGGCGCGCGGCAAGACGCTCACCGCGCTGCGCGACAACGGCATCCAGTTGACCGACCTGGACGGCGAACACCGCGTGCAGGTCAGCGCCAGCGATGACTGCCGTGAACTCGGCGAACAGGATCTGCTGTTCATCTGCACCAAGGCACCGGCCCTGGCTGGCCTGCTGCCCGAATTGGCGCCGCTGATCGGCCCCGACACCGTGGTGGTGCCAGTGGTCAACGGCGTGCCCTGGTGGTACTTCCACGGCATCGAAGGCCGCTTCGCTCGGCATCGCGTCGAGGCCGTCGATCCCGGCGGCACGCTCAGCGCCAGCCTGGATCTGCGTCACGTACTCGGCTGCGTGGTGTTCATCACTGCCGAAAGCAGCGCACCGGGCGTGGTGCGCTCGAACAACCCGCACCTGATGATCGTCGGCGAGCCGAACGGGCAGATGAGCGAACGCCTGGAACGGGTGCGTGCGCTGATCGCCTCCAGCGGCATCGAGGCACGCACCACCGAGCGCATCCGCGACCAGCTGTGGACCAAGATCATCGCCAACCTGACCTCCAACCCACTGTCGGTAGTGACCGGCGCTACCCTGGAGCAGTTGTACGGCCAGGCCGAGCTGAAGGCGGTGGTGGCCAAGATCCTCCAGGAAACCCTGCTCACCGCAGCGGCCTATGGCGCACGCATCGCCTTCGACCCGCAAACCTTCATGGAGCTGGGCGCCGGCATGGGCGCGGTACGCACCTCGATGCTGCAGGACTACGAACAGGGCCGCCCACTGGAGCTGGCCGCCATCGGCGACGCTGTCGTCGAGTTGGCCGGTTACCAGGGCCTGGCCATGCCCACCACCCAGGACATCCTCGCCCTGGCGCGCTTTCGCAGCGCACCCGGCCACGTCCATTCCCCCGCACATTGA
- a CDS encoding class II aldolase/adducin family protein translates to MNAMTDFSKPAHCSDEEWALRVKLAYCYHLVDWFGWTETIFNHISARLPGPAHHYLVNPFGLNYSEVTPGNLLKVDLHGKKLEPSPYDGNPAGFALHSAVHGARDDIQCVIHTHTTPISAVVQKKRGFTHDDFYGAQLHGRIGYHTFEGITLFDDEKTRMIESLGDKHVLVLRNHGIAVGESSIEKTFFLLWTVQRAAENQCAAGALGGEDNPLEDGIAAKCSDLTAMLIRESGFATKFYDAMVRKMRTERAMHW, encoded by the coding sequence ATGAACGCCATGACCGATTTCAGCAAGCCCGCCCACTGCAGCGACGAAGAATGGGCGCTGCGCGTCAAGCTCGCCTACTGCTACCACCTGGTGGACTGGTTCGGCTGGACCGAGACCATCTTCAACCACATCTCCGCACGCCTGCCTGGCCCGGCGCATCACTACCTGGTCAACCCCTTCGGCCTGAACTACAGCGAAGTCACGCCGGGCAACCTGCTCAAGGTCGACCTGCACGGCAAGAAACTCGAGCCCTCTCCCTACGACGGCAACCCCGCCGGCTTCGCCCTGCACAGCGCCGTGCATGGCGCGCGCGACGACATCCAGTGCGTGATCCACACCCACACCACACCGATCTCCGCCGTGGTGCAGAAGAAGCGCGGCTTCACCCATGACGACTTCTACGGCGCCCAGCTGCATGGCCGCATCGGCTACCACACCTTCGAGGGCATCACCCTGTTCGATGACGAGAAGACGCGGATGATCGAGAGCCTCGGCGACAAGCACGTGCTGGTGCTGCGCAACCACGGCATCGCGGTAGGCGAGAGCAGCATCGAGAAGACCTTCTTCCTGCTCTGGACGGTGCAGCGCGCCGCCGAGAACCAGTGCGCCGCCGGCGCCCTGGGCGGCGAGGACAACCCACTGGAGGACGGCATCGCCGCCAAGTGCTCTGACCTCACCGCGATGCTGATCCGCGAGAGTGGTTTCGCCACCAAGTTCTATGACGCCATGGTGCGCAAGATGCGCACCGAACGGGCCATGCACTGGTAA
- a CDS encoding methyl-accepting chemotaxis protein has protein sequence MQAAASIPTDFQEPPISRLDPQGVLLTCNAAYLNMCGYAEHDLVGKPHELINHPHMPTSVIASMWRSLRAGVPWTAPVMIRHRQGDADWHNLYVVPLFDDGKLAALGTVYQPIEPAQARQAERLYARLAQGQAPWTPLQRLSELLLGHGLQLALGLGLALATLLTYLPTALGVPLLLALGIAGLQPALRQRQLSRILLAQHAQAYSDPLLTPLHAQHPGPSSLLAMALESQRARMSTVMSRICINSVVLRQQAQTSADVVEHSVEQLDRQVRETEQTAAAINQMSATIQELSRNLQNTAQAAQNADQLARDGERLSDDSQRSAQTMRHSVSEIGKAVGSLAAAIESIGGVATVIQSIAEQTNLLALNAAIEAARAGESGRGFAVVADEVRSLASRTRESTHEIQRSLETLRQDSGTALATAQRGEQAALRASTDVEQARQALTRICAEVAQISGMSLQMAAAIEQQGQVAEQINQQISEIAGFTERTSQQAGRTSEISQALHQLAESQLGLAQRFLKG, from the coding sequence ATGCAAGCTGCCGCCAGCATCCCAACAGATTTCCAGGAGCCACCGATTTCCCGGCTCGATCCGCAGGGTGTCCTGCTCACCTGCAACGCCGCCTACCTGAACATGTGCGGTTACGCCGAACACGACCTGGTCGGCAAACCTCACGAACTGATCAACCACCCGCACATGCCGACATCGGTGATCGCCAGTATGTGGCGATCACTGCGCGCCGGCGTGCCGTGGACGGCGCCGGTGATGATCCGCCACAGGCAAGGTGACGCGGACTGGCACAACCTCTACGTCGTACCTCTGTTCGACGATGGCAAGCTGGCGGCGCTGGGTACCGTCTATCAACCTATCGAGCCGGCGCAGGCGCGCCAGGCCGAACGCCTCTATGCGCGCCTGGCACAGGGCCAGGCCCCCTGGACGCCCCTCCAGCGACTCAGCGAGCTGTTGCTGGGCCACGGCCTGCAACTGGCGCTCGGCCTGGGCCTGGCGCTGGCCACACTGCTGACCTACCTGCCCACGGCACTGGGTGTGCCGCTACTTCTGGCACTGGGCATCGCCGGGCTGCAACCGGCACTGCGCCAGCGCCAGCTGAGCCGCATCCTGCTTGCCCAGCACGCCCAGGCCTACAGCGACCCGCTGCTGACGCCGCTACACGCCCAACATCCCGGCCCGAGCAGCCTGCTGGCCATGGCCCTGGAAAGTCAGCGCGCGCGCATGAGCACGGTGATGTCGCGCATCTGCATCAACAGCGTGGTACTGCGTCAGCAGGCGCAGACCTCGGCCGACGTGGTGGAACACTCGGTCGAGCAACTGGATCGCCAAGTACGCGAAACCGAGCAGACCGCCGCCGCGATCAACCAGATGAGCGCCACCATTCAGGAGTTGTCGCGCAACCTGCAAAACACCGCGCAAGCCGCACAGAACGCCGACCAGTTGGCCCGTGATGGCGAGCGCCTGTCCGACGACAGCCAGCGCTCGGCCCAGACCATGCGCCACTCGGTAAGCGAAATTGGCAAGGCAGTCGGCAGCCTGGCTGCGGCCATCGAATCCATCGGCGGCGTGGCCACGGTGATCCAGAGCATCGCCGAGCAGACCAACCTGCTGGCCCTCAACGCCGCCATCGAGGCCGCCCGCGCCGGCGAGTCCGGGCGCGGCTTCGCGGTGGTCGCAGACGAGGTGCGCAGCCTGGCCTCGCGCACCCGCGAATCGACCCACGAGATCCAGCGCTCGCTGGAAACCTTACGCCAGGACAGCGGTACGGCGCTGGCCACTGCCCAGCGCGGCGAACAGGCGGCCCTGCGCGCCAGCACCGACGTCGAGCAGGCGCGCCAGGCGCTAACGCGCATCTGCGCAGAGGTCGCGCAGATCAGCGGCATGAGCCTGCAGATGGCAGCCGCCATCGAACAGCAGGGCCAGGTCGCCGAGCAGATCAACCAGCAGATCTCCGAGATCGCCGGCTTTACCGAACGCACCAGCCAACAGGCCGGACGCACCAGCGAGATCAGCCAGGCACTGCACCAGTTGGCCGAGTCGCAGTTGGGGTTGGCACAACGCTTCCTCAAAGGCTGA
- a CDS encoding extracellular solute-binding protein, giving the protein MKRLFALLLLLASTTHAEEVLRVYGWKDYIDPRVLEDFRAQTGITVDYQAFTTSDELLAALAAGTDHDLVMPSHFMLEQLIAEGRLAPLDTGRLRHHASLDPWLLSTLAGIPAANRHAVPYLWGSIGLVVDPQQAQAHYSDALPNSWRLLFDPEQAAQLSNCGLGLLDAAEETSSLLLNYRGRRLSASSDRQIVRQLRSLEPVAPLLRTLDNWTFVDELIAGRLCLAMAWSGHAVRAMEGNAQLRYQIPDEGAAIYIDTLAIPTHAANPQLAYRLIDFLIDPPVAIRNARATRFYPPLPSTAPAMQSFAAEHPAQVLTAEQRRRSYLLESLPPRQKQILDDAWARVRAARH; this is encoded by the coding sequence ATGAAGCGGCTGTTCGCCTTGCTGCTCCTGCTTGCCAGCACCACCCATGCAGAGGAGGTACTGCGCGTCTATGGCTGGAAGGACTACATCGACCCGCGGGTGCTCGAGGACTTCCGCGCGCAGACCGGCATCACCGTCGATTACCAGGCGTTCACCACCTCAGATGAACTGCTCGCGGCGCTGGCCGCCGGCACCGATCACGACCTGGTGATGCCCAGCCATTTCATGCTCGAACAACTGATCGCCGAGGGCCGCCTGGCGCCACTGGATACAGGCCGTTTGCGCCATCACGCCAGCCTCGATCCCTGGCTGCTGTCGACCCTGGCCGGCATCCCAGCTGCCAACCGGCATGCGGTGCCTTACCTGTGGGGCTCCATCGGCCTGGTGGTCGACCCGCAGCAGGCCCAGGCGCATTACAGCGACGCACTGCCCAACAGTTGGCGCCTGCTGTTCGACCCCGAGCAGGCTGCGCAACTGAGCAACTGTGGCCTGGGCCTGCTGGACGCCGCCGAAGAAACCAGCTCGCTGCTGCTCAACTACCGTGGCAGGCGCCTGTCCGCCAGCAGCGACCGGCAGATCGTCCGTCAGTTGCGCAGCCTCGAGCCGGTCGCACCGCTGCTGCGTACCCTGGATAACTGGACATTCGTCGACGAGCTGATCGCTGGCCGGCTGTGTCTGGCCATGGCCTGGAGCGGCCATGCAGTACGGGCGATGGAAGGCAATGCACAGTTGCGTTACCAGATTCCAGACGAAGGCGCGGCGATCTATATCGACACCCTGGCGATCCCTACCCACGCCGCCAATCCGCAGTTGGCCTACCGCCTGATCGACTTTCTCATCGACCCACCCGTGGCCATTCGTAACGCCCGCGCCACGCGTTTCTATCCGCCGCTGCCCAGCACTGCGCCCGCCATGCAGAGCTTCGCCGCCGAGCATCCGGCGCAAGTGCTGACGGCCGAGCAGCGACGCCGCAGCTACCTGCTGGAAAGCCTGCCGCCCCGCCAGAAGCAGATTCTCGACGACGCCTGGGCGCGAGTCAGGGCCGCCCGGCACTGA
- a CDS encoding GMC family oxidoreductase — MPHQEYDYIVIGAGSAGCVVAARLIQQSAGSVLLLEAGGKDSSPFHTMPATVVQVFQQKSWPYMTVPQKHCNNREMIIAQGKVLGGGSSVNGMIYIRGQQQDYDDWVSDWNCPGWCYRDVLPYFKRAEANESLGSEYHGQDGPLPVSENRYRHPMTMAFVRAGQEMGLPYVNDFNGASQEGVGFYQTTTRNGARASTARTYLKSVRDSSRLRVVTDALVHKVVIEHGRATGVIFSEKGSAPTTVNAREEVILSAGAFGSPKILMLSGIGPKEHLAEHGIETLVDLPVGKNFHDHLHLSLNATTHEPNSILGEDKGLRGLKHMAQWLAFRSGLLTSNILEGGGFIDTQGTGRPDIQFMFLPVMDNFDNTPGEVAPAAEHGLTVKVGHLRPKARGEVRLRSSNPADLPFIDPNYLGDPEDLQGQIRAVQAGLRLMQQPALRSLIKKITAPENIDWRDTAGIEAFVRKAIKTVYHPGGTCRLGVEPSDSVVDLQMRVHGVPNLRVIDLSVCPQIASGNTNAPAIMLGERGADFILGKAPLALDAPAEQTLDLTQLLGANGASLAEASRS; from the coding sequence ATGCCACACCAGGAATATGACTACATTGTGATCGGCGCCGGCTCGGCAGGTTGTGTGGTCGCCGCCCGGCTGATCCAGCAAAGCGCCGGCAGCGTGCTACTGCTCGAAGCCGGCGGCAAGGACAGCAGCCCCTTCCACACCATGCCGGCCACCGTGGTTCAGGTGTTCCAGCAAAAGTCCTGGCCGTACATGACCGTGCCGCAAAAGCACTGCAACAACCGCGAGATGATCATCGCCCAGGGCAAGGTGCTCGGCGGCGGCAGCTCGGTGAACGGGATGATCTACATCCGCGGCCAGCAGCAGGATTACGACGACTGGGTGAGCGACTGGAATTGCCCGGGCTGGTGCTACCGCGACGTGCTGCCCTACTTCAAGCGCGCCGAAGCAAACGAGAGCCTGGGCAGCGAATACCACGGCCAGGACGGCCCGCTGCCGGTCAGCGAAAACCGTTATCGCCACCCGATGACCATGGCCTTCGTGCGTGCCGGTCAGGAAATGGGCCTGCCTTACGTCAACGACTTCAACGGTGCATCCCAGGAAGGCGTCGGTTTCTACCAGACCACCACCCGCAACGGCGCCCGCGCCAGCACCGCGCGCACCTACCTGAAATCAGTGCGCGACAGCAGCAGGCTGCGCGTGGTGACCGACGCCCTGGTGCACAAGGTGGTGATCGAACACGGCCGCGCCACCGGGGTGATCTTCAGCGAGAAAGGCAGCGCACCCACCACCGTCAACGCGCGCGAGGAAGTGATCCTCAGCGCCGGCGCCTTCGGCAGCCCGAAGATTCTCATGCTCTCCGGCATCGGCCCCAAGGAGCATCTGGCCGAACACGGTATCGAGACGCTGGTTGACCTGCCGGTCGGCAAGAACTTCCACGATCACCTGCACCTGTCGCTCAACGCGACTACCCATGAGCCCAACAGCATCCTCGGCGAAGACAAGGGTTTGCGCGGCCTCAAGCACATGGCGCAGTGGCTGGCGTTTCGCAGCGGCCTGCTGACCAGCAACATTCTTGAAGGCGGCGGCTTCATCGATACCCAGGGCACTGGCCGGCCGGACATCCAGTTCATGTTCCTGCCGGTGATGGACAACTTCGATAACACCCCAGGCGAGGTCGCTCCAGCGGCCGAGCATGGCCTGACCGTCAAGGTTGGCCACCTGCGCCCGAAGGCACGGGGCGAGGTGCGTTTGCGCAGCAGTAATCCCGCCGACCTGCCATTTATCGACCCCAATTACCTGGGCGATCCGGAGGATCTGCAAGGCCAGATTCGCGCCGTGCAGGCGGGCCTGCGGCTCATGCAGCAGCCGGCGCTGCGCAGCCTGATCAAGAAGATTACCGCGCCTGAAAACATCGACTGGCGCGACACTGCCGGGATCGAAGCCTTCGTGCGCAAGGCCATCAAGACCGTCTACCACCCCGGTGGCACCTGCCGCCTGGGCGTCGAGCCAAGTGACTCGGTGGTCGACTTGCAGATGCGCGTACACGGCGTGCCCAACCTGCGGGTGATCGACCTCTCGGTGTGTCCACAGATCGCCAGCGGCAACACCAATGCGCCGGCCATCATGCTCGGCGAGCGTGGCGCCGACTTCATTCTCGGCAAGGCGCCTCTGGCACTGGATGCGCCAGCCGAGCAGACGCTCGACCTCACTCAGCTGCTCGGCGCCAACGGCGCCTCACTCGCCGAAGCCAGCCGCTCCTGA
- a CDS encoding SphA family protein produces the protein MRIPSQHHLIAPGLLCLLALTQNALATEGGGGAYANGSEGFMTGALPPPGTYLVSYNTYYTANKFANDNPAFDDFEVNTAATILRAIHVTDKKILGGNWAMHAFLVAADVDVDLGAGGRQNHAGMGDFIFDPLAIGWHSGNWHWIVGMDIYLPTGRYDKNELANIGRNYVTLEPLFAFTYRNEAGYEFSMKTMFDHNYENRDTNYRSGNEVHADFVAAKHFGNWGVGIGGYAYRQVSGDSGEGAVLGDFKGRAMALGPQFTYSMTGGLNIQGRYQHEFDVQNRPEGDKFWLNIAIPL, from the coding sequence ATGCGCATTCCCTCCCAGCACCACCTGATTGCTCCGGGCCTTCTTTGCCTGCTCGCCCTCACCCAGAACGCATTGGCCACCGAGGGCGGCGGCGGCGCTTACGCCAACGGCAGCGAGGGTTTCATGACCGGCGCCCTGCCACCGCCAGGCACGTATCTAGTCAGCTACAACACCTATTACACCGCCAACAAATTCGCCAACGACAACCCGGCCTTCGACGATTTCGAGGTCAACACCGCCGCTACCATCCTTCGTGCGATTCACGTCACCGACAAGAAGATCCTCGGCGGCAACTGGGCAATGCATGCGTTTCTGGTCGCAGCAGATGTGGACGTAGACCTGGGTGCAGGCGGACGTCAGAACCACGCTGGCATGGGCGACTTCATCTTCGATCCGCTTGCCATCGGCTGGCACAGCGGCAACTGGCACTGGATCGTCGGCATGGACATCTACCTGCCTACCGGTCGTTACGACAAGAACGAGCTGGCCAACATCGGCCGTAACTACGTCACCCTCGAACCGCTGTTCGCCTTCACCTACCGCAACGAGGCCGGTTACGAGTTTTCGATGAAGACCATGTTCGATCACAACTACGAGAACCGCGACACCAATTACCGTTCCGGCAACGAGGTGCATGCAGATTTCGTCGCCGCCAAGCACTTCGGCAACTGGGGCGTAGGTATCGGCGGCTACGCCTACAGACAGGTAAGTGGCGACAGTGGCGAGGGCGCCGTACTGGGGGACTTCAAGGGTCGTGCAATGGCCCTCGGCCCGCAATTCACCTACTCAATGACTGGCGGCCTGAACATCCAGGGCCGCTACCAGCACGAATTCGACGTACAGAATCGCCCGGAAGGCGACAAGTTCTGGCTGAACATAGCCATCCCTCTCTGA